TTGGCACAGGCAGGGAATAGCGGGAAGGAAGATAGGAAAGTAGGAATATACGCAACCCACAGTTCAGAGTCTTATGTGCCGACAGATGGTAGTGAAAGCATTGCAGACAATGGTGGAATATTTAAAGTAGCAGAAAAATTGAAGCAAGGATTTGAAAGCAATGGTGTAAATGCTATATTAGACAACACCTCTCATGATCCTCATGATGCGGGAGCCTATAAAAGATCTCGAAGAACTGCTCTGCAATTAATTAGAGAACAACAGCCAACCGCTATGATTGATGTTCATAGGGATGCTATTCCTGCAGAACAGTATCTTGTAGATATCGATGGAAATCCAGCTTCTAAAGTAAGACTAGTTGTTGGTCGAAGGAACCAGAATTTTAAAGCAAATGAAGAAATGGCCATGAAAGTAAAAGCAGTAGCTGATGAAATGCATCCAGGCTTAATAAAGGATGTATTTTACGCAAAAGGAGATTACAATCAAGACTTGACACCGAGAGCAATGCTTTTAGAGATGGGAACATATTTGCATACGAGAGAAAGAGCAGAGAAATCTGCTGGATATATTTCTGAAATAATTACCACAGCTTTATTTGGTGGAACCTTTAAAGAAGAAAACAATGCAGGTGTCAATAAAGTAGAAGGGAACAAGCCTACAGGAACAGGAACTGTTAATAAAGCTCAGTCCATCAGCAAAAGTAATACCGGCTCTGGGACTGGTATTATGGCCGTATTAATTGTGGTTGTCCTTGGCGGAATTGGATTTATGTTTTTAAGCAGCGGTGGTAGAGAATGGAAATCTAAAATGTCCAACTTTAAACAGGAATTTGCGAATTTCTTGGGAAGAAAGAAAAACAAAAGATGATTTTAAAAAAGTAAAAGTATCTGGAGAGAAGGATCCCATGAAAATCATATATTTATATAGAAGGAACGCATATGCAGCTATTATGGCTGCATATGCACATTTAAAGCTAAATGCACCGAAGAATCTTGACTATGTGAGAGAAAGCTATCGAAAAGAAGGCTATTTTTTTTATTTAGGGATGGACGAAGATTTCAATGAGGTGTATTTACTATATAGCGAAAGAAAGGGTCTAATTTTAACAAATCTATTACATGGATTTGCTGCCTTGTATCATCAAAATATTAAAATAATTGATTTAAACTAAAATATAAGAGTAAGAAAGAGGGCATTCATGAAAATAATATATAGCTGCTATGGTGGTGCTCATTCTTCAGTTGTGGCATCTGCAATTCACATGGGATATTTACCAATGGATAGAATTCCGAGAGACGAGGAGATCCTCAGTGTTCCATACTATGATCAATCTCCAAAGGAATATATCGGAACACCGCTATACGTGGGGACGGACGAAAAACTACGAGATATTTACATAGTTGGAATGGGTCCTTACCGAAGAGAATACACAGAGATCGCCTACAATTTTACTTATAGCCTATGTAATAGTGCCACTGGGGATATTAGAATCGTCAATGTAATTCCCTTATTAAATTTTACGATTCGATTGGGTGGATTTCTTTCCCGTAGATTAGGATTGATCGGAATGGGAAGGCCCCTAACCGTAAAAGGGATTCAAAAAAATTATCCTCTTTTTATTGATTTAGTCCGTGATGTAAAAAGAAGATATTAAATAAAAGGTTCGTAATACTTGACGCATATTACAACAAAATGATAGTATTATTTGATGTATAGAAAATATTATGGTATAATATTAGTACCTAGTATTAAAACTAAGTAAAAGTAGGTGTAACATTGAAAGAAGCTTGTATAAAAAATATAATCAGTAAAGTATACAGTGGGAGCATTGCAGAAGAAGTGGGCATCGAAGTGGGAGATGAACTGCTTAAAATAAACGGGCATGAAATAGAAGATATTATTGAATATAGATACTTTTTAACGGAAGAGTATTTAGAAGTAGAGATACTAAAAGTGGATGGAGAAAACTGGATTATAGAAATTGACAAGGAATACGATGAAGACTTGGGTATAGAGTTTGAAAACCCAATTATTGATCAAGCGAAGAGTTGTAGAAACAAATGTGTTTTTTGTTTTATTGATCAATTACCTCCAAATATGAGACAGAGCCTTTATTTCAAAGATGATGACTCTAGACTATCTTTTTTACAAGGAAACTATATTACTTTAACCAATATGAGTGAAGAGGATATCAATAAGATTGTTCAGTATAGAATCAGCCCAATCAATATATCTGTACATACAACCAACGGAGAGCTTAGAAAAAAGATGTTGAATAACCGATTCGCAGGGAATATTCTCGAAATATTAAAGAAACTTGCGGAGAATCATATTCAAATGAATTGTCAAATCGTTCTCTGCCCAGATTTAAATGATAAAGAAGAACTGGACAATACCATTAGAGATCTAGGAAAGCTCAGTGCAAGTATCGGTAGTGTAGCTGTTGTACCGGTAGGGTTAACTGCTTATAGAGAAGGATTATATGATATGAAACCTTTTCATAAGGAAACCGCAGCGAATACAATTGATCAAGTGGAAAAGTGGCAGAAAAAGTTTCAGTCCACAATTGGACGAAATCTTGTCCATGTTTCAGATGAATTCTATGTTCTAGCTCATCGGGATTTTCCACCATATGACAATTACGAAGGGTTCCCCCAGCTAGAAAACGGCGTAGGCTTAGCTACAAAGTTTAAACACGAATTTGATCAATACTTAAAAAAACTACCAATTCAATTAAAACAGCCGAAATCTATCACTGTAGTTACAGGCACTGCGGCATGTCAGCTGATTACTAAAATGTGCCAAGATTTGATGAAGAAAATTAAAAATCTAAAAATCAATGTTGTTTGCGTAGAGAACAAGTTTTTCGGTGGGCACGTATCCGTTAGTGGATTAACCACTGGACAAGATATCTATCATACATTGAAGGGTAAAGAACTAGGAGAAAAAATCTTTATTCCAGAGTCTATGATGAAATCTGGCGAAGAAGTTTTTCTAGACGATTATACCGTTACAAGATTGGAAGAAGACCTGGGCGTAGATATTCAGATCTGCGAAGTGGAGGGTAAAACATTTATTCGGAGGATGTTAAATTTAAAAGTAAATAATAAAATTAGGGGTGAAGTAAATGGCTAGACCAATTGTTGCAGTTGTAGGACGACCAAATGTAGGGAAATCCACTTTATTTAATAAAATTGCAGGAGAAAGAATTTCAATTGTAGAAAATAAACCGGGGGTAACCCGTGATCGAATCTATGCAGAAGCTGAATGGCTGAATTACCAATTTACACTGATTGATACAGGGGGAATCGAACCGGAATCTGAAGAGATCATACCGGCTCAAATGAGAAGGCAAGCTGAATTGGCGATGGAAACTGCCAACGTAATCATATTCGTTGTAGACGGAAGAGAGGGTCTCACATCAGTGGATCGAGACGTTGCAGAGCTTCTTAGAAAAACAAAAAAACCTGTGATTGTAACTTTAAACAAAGTAGATACGAGACATCAGTCTGAGCATTTTTATGAATTTTATGAGTTGGGCATGGGGGACCCGATTGAAATATCTGCTTCCTTAGGTCTCGGCATTGGGGATCTATTGGATGAAGTTGTAAAAAATTTCAATCCAGAGGATTATAATCAATATGATGATGACGTTATTAAAGTGGCGATGATCGGTAAGCCTAATGTGGGTAAATCTTCTTTGATCAATCGAATATTAGGAGAAGAAAGAGTTATTGTTAGTGATATTGCAGGTACTACAAGGGATGCCATCGATACGCCATTCACCGATGGGGATGACAGATATGTATTGATTGATACCGCAGGTATTCGAAGAAAAAGCCGTATAACAGAAAGTATAGAAAAATATAGTATTGTTCGTGCTATTGCTGCCGTAGAGAAGTCTGATGTCTGCCTTCTTGTCATTGATGCTTCAGAAGGTGTTACAGAGCAAGATAAAAAAATCGCAGGATATAGTCATGAAAATGGAAAAGGTATGGTTATCGTTGTAAATAAGTGGGATATCATCGAGAAGGATAATCACACGATGAATGAATTTATTAAAGAAATACGAAACGAGCTGACTTATATCAGCTACGCACCGATTGTATTCGTATCAGCATTAACTGGGCAAAGAATGAATAAAATATTAGAAGAAGTAAAGCATGTATCCAATCAAAATGCCATGAGAATTCCTACTGGGGCATTGAATGAAGTCATTGGAGAGGCCATATTGCTAAATCAGGCACCATCTGACAAAGGTAAGCGATTGAAGGTGTTCTACGCGACGCAGGCTTCTGTAAAACCACCGACTTTCATCTTGTTTATCAATGATAAAGAACTAATGCACTTCTCTTACTTGAGATACTTAGAAAATAAAATTCGAGAGAACTTTGGTTTTGAAGGAACACCGATACGATTTATTTTACGAGAGAAAACAGGGAGGGATTAATCGATGGGGGGCAATATTATTTTAATTATAATTGCCTATTTTCTGGGGAATTTTTCAACATCGTATTTCGTTGGAAAGATATTTGCCCAAATTGACATCAGAGAGCATGGCAGCGGTAATGCCGGTTCTACCAATGTCCTAAGAACCTTAGGTGTTAAAGCAGCAGCACTTACATTCCTAGGCGATCTAATCAAAGGAATTTTGGCCGTCTATTTAGGTAGCAAATTTGGCGGTAAGGACTTAGAAATCTTGTGTGCCGTAGCTGTAGTAATTGGACATAATTGGCCCATACTTCTAGGGTTTAAAGGAGGGAAAGGTATTGCAACGACCATTGGTGTAATATTGGCTATAAAGCCCATCATTGCATTGATCTGTGTATCTTTTGGTATTCTTGTATTATATAAATTTAAATACGTTTCCTTAGCTTCTATTTCTGCTATCAGTCTTTTACCTTTCGCTTTGATCGGTTATGGATTGCAACACTTTTTATTTGGACTCATTCTAGCTTTAATGGCCCTCTATCGACATCGAGAGAATATTAAAAGACTTTTAGCTGGTACTGAAAGAAAAATTGGAAAAGCATCAAAGGAAATATGAAGGAGAGTTTAATATGGAACATTCAAAGATTGCTGTTTTAGGTGCAGGTAGCTGGGGCACTGCGTTAAGTATAGTATTGTGCAGTAAAGGACATCACGTTAATCTATGGATGAGAAATGAAGAACAATATAAAGAAATGACAAATACGGGTAGAAGCCAAAAATATTTACCCGGTATAGACTTACCTAAGAATCTAAATATGTATTTGGATTTGGAAAAAGCCATGGTCGATTCCGACGCCATATTAATATCCGTCTCCTCTCAAGCTGTGAGAGGAATCCTTAAAAAAATAAAACCCTACTTAAAGGGGCATGAAGTCATCATCAATGCTGCCAAGGGATTAGAAAAGGAAACCCATTTAAGAATTTCGGAAGTTGTGGCAGAAGAATTACCAGAAAATCCATTCGTTGTATTATCTGGCCCTTCCCATGCGGAGGAAGTGTCTAACAATATGCCAACTACAGTTGTTGTAGCTTCAAAAAGTAAAGAAATTGCAGAATTTGTTCAAGATTTATTCATAACATCTACTTTTAGAGTGTACACCAACCCAGATGTTATTGGTGTGGAGCTTGGCGGTTCATTAAAAAATGTCATTGCTTTCGGTGCTGGAATCGTTGATGGATTAGGATACGGTGATAATGCCAAGGCAGCTTTAATCACTAGAGGGATTAGCGAAATTGCAAGACTTGGTAATGTTATGGGGGCGGATATCTCTACCTTTGCAGGACTTTCGGGCATTGGAGATTTAATTGTAACCTGTACTAGCATGCATAGTAGGAATCGAAGGGCTGGAATTCTAATTGGGCAAGGACATACTTTAGAAGAAACCTTAAAGGAGATTGGTATGGTTGTTGAAGGCATAGCTACGACGAAAGTTGCCTATGAGCTGGCGCAGAAGTATGGGATTGAAATGCCAATTACACAGGAGATATATGATGTTATTTATAATGGTGGTAGCGCTAAGAATGCAGTACATAATTTAATGACCAGAAATCGTACCCATGAGATTGAAGAGGTCGTAAGTAATTCAAATTTAAAATGGTAGCCTATAGAAAGAGGAAGGATTGATTTAGAATCCTTCCTTTTTCTATAGGCTAAGGTTCTTTTTGGGGCAATTTTCTTCATTGAATGCCATCCATATAAAATAATCAAGGAATAAAGTGAAGGCAAAAGTCATATTATTAGTATCCAAGCATATATTTATAATGTTAAAGCTAAGAGCAGTTATTTTATTCATATAATGAGGAGGGAAGGTATGGAAAGATACGATATTTACAGGGATATTGCGAAACGTACCCAGGGAGATATCTATATAGGCGTAGTAGGTCCTGTTCGAACAGGAAAATCCACTTTGATAAAACGTATTATGGACTTATTGGTATTACCAAATATAGAAAATGCCTATAAGAAAGAAAGAGCAAAGGATGAACTCCCACAGAGTGGAACAGGAAAAACAATCACTACAACGGAACCTAAATTCGTACCAAATGAGGCGGTAGAGCTTACCTTAAAGGATAATGCAAGCTTTAGGTTGAGAATGATTGATTGTGTTGGGTATTTGGTTAAGGGAGCGATTGGTCATCAAGAAGAAGGGAAATCTAGGATGGTCAATACACCTTGGTTCGAAAAGCAAATCCCATTCGAAGAAGCAGCAGAAATTGGAACGAAAAAAGTAATTCAAGAACATTCCACCATAGGACTGGTTGTGACTACAGATGGAACGGTTACGGATATTGAACGTGAAAGCTATATTGAGGCAGAAGAAAGAGTAATTAAAGAATTGAAAGAAATCAACAAGCCTTTTATCATGATCTTAAATACTCAAAATACGGATAGTCCAGCTACAAGGGAACTAAAGGATCAATTGGAAGCAAAGCATAACGTTCCTGTAGTCATTAAAAACTGTGCCAAACTCACAATGAATGATATTCATGAGATCTTAGAAAATGTGTTGTTTGAATTCCCAGTGACAGAGATCAATATCAATTTACCAGGATGGTTGGAGAGTATA
Above is a genomic segment from Alkaliphilus oremlandii OhILAs containing:
- the spoIIP gene encoding stage II sporulation protein P encodes the protein MTKNRFLFFLLIILMVMTQFVSADDWYDKNGGYYKVYDSNTNKVIFETARIVNKGDQYLSGDNKMYKVTKVNKKNNTAYAEFMEDVVLPKVDKEMLTSIKQGLSEGFSIDSLLAQAGNSGKEDRKVGIYATHSSESYVPTDGSESIADNGGIFKVAEKLKQGFESNGVNAILDNTSHDPHDAGAYKRSRRTALQLIREQQPTAMIDVHRDAIPAEQYLVDIDGNPASKVRLVVGRRNQNFKANEEMAMKVKAVADEMHPGLIKDVFYAKGDYNQDLTPRAMLLEMGTYLHTRERAEKSAGYISEIITTALFGGTFKEENNAGVNKVEGNKPTGTGTVNKAQSISKSNTGSGTGIMAVLIVVVLGGIGFMFLSSGGREWKSKMSNFKQEFANFLGRKKNKR
- a CDS encoding DUF3189 family protein, yielding MKIIYLYRRNAYAAIMAAYAHLKLNAPKNLDYVRESYRKEGYFFYLGMDEDFNEVYLLYSERKGLILTNLLHGFAALYHQNIKIIDLN
- a CDS encoding DUF3189 family protein, which translates into the protein MKIIYSCYGGAHSSVVASAIHMGYLPMDRIPRDEEILSVPYYDQSPKEYIGTPLYVGTDEKLRDIYIVGMGPYRREYTEIAYNFTYSLCNSATGDIRIVNVIPLLNFTIRLGGFLSRRLGLIGMGRPLTVKGIQKNYPLFIDLVRDVKRRY
- a CDS encoding DUF512 domain-containing protein, whose protein sequence is MKEACIKNIISKVYSGSIAEEVGIEVGDELLKINGHEIEDIIEYRYFLTEEYLEVEILKVDGENWIIEIDKEYDEDLGIEFENPIIDQAKSCRNKCVFCFIDQLPPNMRQSLYFKDDDSRLSFLQGNYITLTNMSEEDINKIVQYRISPINISVHTTNGELRKKMLNNRFAGNILEILKKLAENHIQMNCQIVLCPDLNDKEELDNTIRDLGKLSASIGSVAVVPVGLTAYREGLYDMKPFHKETAANTIDQVEKWQKKFQSTIGRNLVHVSDEFYVLAHRDFPPYDNYEGFPQLENGVGLATKFKHEFDQYLKKLPIQLKQPKSITVVTGTAACQLITKMCQDLMKKIKNLKINVVCVENKFFGGHVSVSGLTTGQDIYHTLKGKELGEKIFIPESMMKSGEEVFLDDYTVTRLEEDLGVDIQICEVEGKTFIRRMLNLKVNNKIRGEVNG
- the der gene encoding ribosome biogenesis GTPase Der, with the protein product MARPIVAVVGRPNVGKSTLFNKIAGERISIVENKPGVTRDRIYAEAEWLNYQFTLIDTGGIEPESEEIIPAQMRRQAELAMETANVIIFVVDGREGLTSVDRDVAELLRKTKKPVIVTLNKVDTRHQSEHFYEFYELGMGDPIEISASLGLGIGDLLDEVVKNFNPEDYNQYDDDVIKVAMIGKPNVGKSSLINRILGEERVIVSDIAGTTRDAIDTPFTDGDDRYVLIDTAGIRRKSRITESIEKYSIVRAIAAVEKSDVCLLVIDASEGVTEQDKKIAGYSHENGKGMVIVVNKWDIIEKDNHTMNEFIKEIRNELTYISYAPIVFVSALTGQRMNKILEEVKHVSNQNAMRIPTGALNEVIGEAILLNQAPSDKGKRLKVFYATQASVKPPTFILFINDKELMHFSYLRYLENKIRENFGFEGTPIRFILREKTGRD
- the plsY gene encoding glycerol-3-phosphate 1-O-acyltransferase PlsY, which gives rise to MGGNIILIIIAYFLGNFSTSYFVGKIFAQIDIREHGSGNAGSTNVLRTLGVKAAALTFLGDLIKGILAVYLGSKFGGKDLEILCAVAVVIGHNWPILLGFKGGKGIATTIGVILAIKPIIALICVSFGILVLYKFKYVSLASISAISLLPFALIGYGLQHFLFGLILALMALYRHRENIKRLLAGTERKIGKASKEI
- a CDS encoding NAD(P)H-dependent glycerol-3-phosphate dehydrogenase codes for the protein MEHSKIAVLGAGSWGTALSIVLCSKGHHVNLWMRNEEQYKEMTNTGRSQKYLPGIDLPKNLNMYLDLEKAMVDSDAILISVSSQAVRGILKKIKPYLKGHEVIINAAKGLEKETHLRISEVVAEELPENPFVVLSGPSHAEEVSNNMPTTVVVASKSKEIAEFVQDLFITSTFRVYTNPDVIGVELGGSLKNVIAFGAGIVDGLGYGDNAKAALITRGISEIARLGNVMGADISTFAGLSGIGDLIVTCTSMHSRNRRAGILIGQGHTLEETLKEIGMVVEGIATTKVAYELAQKYGIEMPITQEIYDVIYNGGSAKNAVHNLMTRNRTHEIEEVVSNSNLKW
- the spoIVA gene encoding stage IV sporulation protein A — protein: MERYDIYRDIAKRTQGDIYIGVVGPVRTGKSTLIKRIMDLLVLPNIENAYKKERAKDELPQSGTGKTITTTEPKFVPNEAVELTLKDNASFRLRMIDCVGYLVKGAIGHQEEGKSRMVNTPWFEKQIPFEEAAEIGTKKVIQEHSTIGLVVTTDGTVTDIERESYIEAEERVIKELKEINKPFIMILNTQNTDSPATRELKDQLEAKHNVPVVIKNCAKLTMNDIHEILENVLFEFPVTEININLPGWLESIESSHWLKNSILTAIKSSAANVKRLRDIQLLVNGLNEVENVKKANLDGIKMGEGSALIDLTTPENLFYTVIQEKTGYEIDGDYQLIGMITELAKAKREYDRIERALNDVMTIGYGLVPPSLDELTLEEPEMFRHGNQFGVKLRANAPSLHFIRADITTEVSPVVGTEKQSEELIKYLLEEFEQNPEKIWETNMFGKSLHDLVKEQLQNKLFMVPDDTRVKLQKTIQKIVNDGSGGLIAIIL